One Panicum virgatum strain AP13 chromosome 9K, P.virgatum_v5, whole genome shotgun sequence genomic region harbors:
- the LOC120646925 gene encoding 54S ribosomal protein L51, mitochondrial-like isoform X1 — translation MALRGVWQLQKLVVNYCDWGGSSRGIRAFMEAHLPAFKEKNPHLEVVTELVRGQHPNLKGIYKNHNERVVCVRNLPPEEILLQATRLRNSLGRKVVKLRTRHVTKRHSVQGTWTTDLKM, via the exons ATGGCGCTGAGGGGGGTATGGCAGCTGCAGAAGCTTGTGGTGAACTACTGCGACTGGGGAGGGAGCAGCAGGGGGATCAG AGCATTCATGGAGGCACATCTTCCAGCCTTTAAGGAAAAGAACCCACACTTAGAAGTGGTGACTGAGCTTGTCCGAGGTCAACACCCTAACTTGAAAGGAATTTACA AAAACCATAACGAGCGAGTGGTCTGCGTAAGAAATTTACCACCTGAGGAAATACTGTTGCAAGCCACCAGGTTAAGGAACTCTCTGGGCAGGAAAGTGGTGAAGCTGCGAACCAGACACGTCACGAAACGCCACAGTGTTCAGGGAACATGGACGACGGACCTGAAGATGTGA
- the LOC120646925 gene encoding 54S ribosomal protein L51, mitochondrial-like isoform X2 — translation MALRGVWQLQKLVVNYCDWGGSSRGIRAFMEAHLPAFKEKNPHLEVVTELVRENHNERVVCVRNLPPEEILLQATRLRNSLGRKVVKLRTRHVTKRHSVQGTWTTDLKM, via the exons ATGGCGCTGAGGGGGGTATGGCAGCTGCAGAAGCTTGTGGTGAACTACTGCGACTGGGGAGGGAGCAGCAGGGGGATCAG AGCATTCATGGAGGCACATCTTCCAGCCTTTAAGGAAAAGAACCCACACTTAGAAGTGGTGACTGAGCTTGTCCGAG AAAACCATAACGAGCGAGTGGTCTGCGTAAGAAATTTACCACCTGAGGAAATACTGTTGCAAGCCACCAGGTTAAGGAACTCTCTGGGCAGGAAAGTGGTGAAGCTGCGAACCAGACACGTCACGAAACGCCACAGTGTTCAGGGAACATGGACGACGGACCTGAAGATGTGA
- the LOC120646926 gene encoding uncharacterized protein LOC120646926, with amino-acid sequence MATSFDRWEKDPFFLAAEEVQESADRMESVYRIWVQERSGGDPEAAGVTGGGPTAAELRRELHTALGTAKWQLDELERAIRSNDRVVSAGKDTRARHDDFVTAIGYRILEVEKNLKESNVAEGRAPLSWVHLDEDERNDLAAFLSAGPFQQKDKVVTTSAGDIEVGSNTTRMKNDISTDSSKDSAGSTDLISGRAKEDLHCGHRRAASASADIRSWSMLIPNECEEGLEQSSDGPHKVPLLKIVKTGALTSALQSKPRTKCKNGSVRWAGVNQKDVEEAIPLSTSQLTQGLDGCFERNRSCLSTCDEGTYNKKLYGWLGALHRQLQRSHYQIRYGRPVQLIFLALAALVIFVCILRTIW; translated from the exons ATGGCGACGTCGTTCGACCGCTGGGAGAAGGaccccttcttcctcgccgcgGAGGAGGTCCAGGAATCCGCCGACCG GATGGAATCGGTGTACAGGATATGGGTACAGGAGAGGAGCGGGGGCGATCCGGAGGCGGCGGGCGTTACCGGAGGAGGGCCTACGGCCGCCGAGCTTCGCCGCGAGCTGCACACGGCGCTCGGCACCGCCAAGTGGCAG CTTGATGAACTGGAGCGTGCAATCAGATCGAACGACCGGGTTGTTTCGgcaggaaaagatacaagagctaggCATGATGACTTCGTTACAGCGATTGGCTATCGAATATTAGAGGTTGAGAAGAACTTGAAAGAATCCAATGTTGCAGAGGGGAGGGCGCCGTTGAGCTGGGTTCATTTGGATGAGGATGAGCGCAATGACCTTGCGGCTTTCCTATCTGCAGGCCCTTTTCAACAGAAAGATAAAGTGGTCACAACTTCGGCTGGTGATATTGAAGTGGGCAGCAACACAACAAGGATGAAAAATGATATATCAACTGACAGCTCCAAGGATTCAGCTGGTTCCACCGATTTGATTTCAGGGAGAGCAAAAGAGGATTTGCATTGTGGGCATAGAAGAGCAGCTAGTGCCAGTGCTGATATAAGATCATGGAGCATGTTGATTCCGAATGAATGTGAAGAAGGTTTGGAACAATCATCTGATGGCCCACACAAAGTGCCTTTGCTCAAGATAGTGAAAACAGGTGCATTAACGAGTGCCTTGCAATCTAAGCCTAGAACAAAGTGCAAAAATGGATCTGTGAGATGGGCAGGTGTGAACCAAAAAGACGTCGAAGAGGCTATCCCCCTTAGTACTTCTCAGTTGACTCAG GGATTAGATGGATGCTTTGAAAGGAACAGGAGTTGCTTAAGTACTTGTGATGAGGGTACATACAATAAGAAACTTTATGGTTGGCTTGGAGCCCTTCATAGACAGCTTCAAAGATCTCATTATCAAATTCGATATGGGCGCCCTGTTCAACTGATCTTTTTAGCACTTGCTGCTCTTGTGATAT TTGTGTGCATATTGAGGACAATTTGGTGA
- the LOC120646927 gene encoding probable E3 ubiquitin-protein ligase RHY1A: protein MTSASELFTARRAARGARLAADPDPEPDPHADALRDPHGLAARRRRRGCRPRRQLDAAGDVRQHLHTGAPPPRRRGSYTDQILSYLDNNNIGDSAARRNRLDRLMFRTNERLPGAVLQAQARVLERLRGISLGSSASRPSISLDEFSASDVFRIIDFRNRETRHQPNGPNSSSFHPSSESDEERPTISSSNLHRLSGLSKAAFLRLQIEIFETSKDDNREPSPECSICLDGFYDGDELIKLRCGHRFHSTCLEPWVRKCADCPYCRTNIRSQS, encoded by the exons ATGACGAGCGCCTCCGAGCTCTtcaccgcgcgccgcgccgcccgcggggcgcgcctcgccgccgaccccgaCCCGGAGCCGGATCCGCACGCCGACGCGCTCCGGGACCCGCACGGCCTCGCCGCCCGGAGGAGGCGCCGCGGGTGCCGCCCGCGACGacagctcgacgccgccggggACGTGCGGCAGCACCTGCACACcggggccccgccgccgcgccgccgcgggtcgTACACC GACCAGATCTTATCATACCTAGACAATAATAACATTGGGGATTCTGCTGCTCGGAGGAACAGACTTGATAGGCTGATGTTCAGGACAAATGAACGTCTTCCAGGTGCTGTACTGCAAGCGCAAGCACGTGTCCTGGAGAGACTAAGAGGCATTTCTCTCGGTTCATCCGCCTCCAGGCCATCTATCTCGTTAGATGAATTTTCAGCTAGCGATGTGTTTAGAATCATTGACTTCAGAAACAGGGAAACACGGCATCAGCCAAATGGACCCAACTCATCATCGTTCCACCCAAGCAGTGAATCAGATGAGGAAAGGCCAACCATCAGTTCCTCTAACTTACACAGGTTATCCGGACTTAGCAAGGCAGCTTTCCTGCGGCTGCAGATTGAGATTTTTGAGACTAGTAAAGATGACAACAGGGAGCCCTCGCCGGAGTGTTCCATTTGCCTTGATGGATTCTATGATGGAGATGAGCTGATAAAGCTGCGCTGTGGTCACAGGTTCCACTCGACATGTTTGGAGCCATGGGTGCGTAAATGTGCAGATTGCCCATACTGCCGCACGAATATTCGATCACAATCCTGA